From one Acidobacteriota bacterium genomic stretch:
- a CDS encoding class I SAM-dependent methyltransferase, with the protein MKRSPFSYGWTVVFGLCLAVTGALAQTKDYAPQVGQAGKDVVWVPTDQALVDIMLDLAKVTPADYVIDLGSGDGRTVITAAKRGARALGIEYNPDMVALSLRSAEKEGVSGRASFRKADLFETDLSEATVITMFLLPSINLKLRPTLLGLRPGTRIVSNSFTMEEWKADQTASLPESCITWCTAYLWIVPAAVQGIWEMDGGRLELGQDFQMVTGSLRAGHLDTLVSGKVAGDRIDFDAAGVHYTGRVEGDAMSGTRTSAGQSAPWKAVRR; encoded by the coding sequence ATGAAGCGATCGCCTTTCAGTTATGGATGGACCGTGGTGTTCGGGCTCTGCCTCGCGGTGACCGGGGCGCTGGCCCAGACAAAGGACTACGCGCCCCAGGTGGGGCAGGCGGGGAAGGACGTGGTCTGGGTCCCGACCGACCAGGCGCTGGTCGACATCATGCTCGACCTGGCGAAGGTCACCCCCGCGGACTACGTGATCGACCTGGGTTCGGGGGACGGCCGTACGGTGATCACGGCCGCGAAACGCGGGGCGCGGGCGCTCGGGATCGAGTACAACCCCGACATGGTCGCGCTCTCCCTCCGCAGCGCCGAAAAGGAGGGGGTGAGCGGCAGGGCCAGCTTCAGGAAAGCGGACCTCTTCGAAACCGACCTGTCCGAGGCCACGGTCATCACCATGTTCCTCCTCCCCAGCATCAACCTGAAGCTGCGCCCCACGCTGCTGGGCCTCAGGCCCGGCACCCGGATCGTTTCCAACAGCTTCACCATGGAGGAGTGGAAGGCGGACCAGACGGCCAGCCTCCCGGAGAGCTGCATCACCTGGTGCACGGCCTATCTCTGGATCGTCCCGGCCGCGGTCCAGGGGATATGGGAGATGGACGGGGGGCGGCTGGAACTGGGGCAGGACTTCCAGATGGTCACCGGGTCGCTCCGCGCGGGGCACCTCGACACCCTGGTCTCGGGAAAGGTCGCGGGCGACCGGATCGATTTCGACGCCGCGGGCGTTCACTACACCGGGCGGGTCGAGGGGGACGCGATGTCGGGCACCCGGACATCGGCGGGCCAAAGCGCCCCCTGGAAGGCGGTGAGGCGGTGA
- a CDS encoding DUF4126 domain-containing protein, whose protein sequence is MIDVLSAFGLSAATGLNAYLPLLVVGLLARFTGLITLSAPWSALENSWVLALLAALLLLETAAGRVPAAAAVLERIRTLARPAAGAILFAAASHVISGVSPVLAMICGILVAGGVQAARASARRAPGAGKANRTAAPGVPETAASGVAALLAVLLPLPMAALVLAFLGLWAWRGVQGRRRRA, encoded by the coding sequence ATGATCGATGTCCTATCGGCATTCGGATTGAGTGCGGCCACGGGGCTCAACGCCTACCTCCCGCTCCTCGTCGTGGGGCTGCTGGCGCGGTTCACCGGCCTCATCACCCTCAGCGCCCCCTGGAGCGCCCTGGAAAACAGCTGGGTGCTGGCGCTCCTGGCGGCGCTCCTGCTCCTCGAGACGGCGGCGGGGCGGGTGCCCGCGGCGGCCGCCGTCCTCGAGCGGATCCGCACCCTGGCCCGTCCCGCCGCGGGCGCCATCCTCTTCGCCGCCGCCAGCCACGTCATCAGCGGGGTGAGTCCCGTGCTCGCCATGATCTGCGGGATCCTGGTGGCCGGGGGGGTGCAGGCCGCCCGGGCCTCTGCCCGGCGCGCGCCCGGCGCGGGGAAGGCAAACCGCACCGCCGCCCCGGGCGTTCCGGAGACGGCCGCTTCCGGGGTCGCGGCGCTGCTGGCGGTCCTGCTCCCCCTGCCCATGGCCGCCCTGGTCCTGGCGTTTCTGGGGCTCTGGGCCTGGCGGGGGGTTCAAGGCCGACGCCGGCGGGCGTGA
- a CDS encoding DUF937 domain-containing protein, translated as MDLLNMILNQGNGRAVRELAGNFGLDENQATSALSGLLPVLAKGLARNASTPGGLDSLLGALGGGNHARYLEDPSILAREESINDGNGILGHILGSKEVSRKLADRTAESTGIGADILKKMLPMVASLAMGALSQQTAQARQTRGASPADGLTGMLGQFLDADRDGSVADDLLGMAARFLRNR; from the coding sequence ATGGATCTGTTGAACATGATCTTGAACCAGGGGAACGGCCGGGCCGTGCGCGAGCTGGCCGGCAATTTCGGCCTCGACGAAAACCAGGCCACGTCGGCGCTTTCGGGCCTCCTGCCCGTGCTCGCCAAGGGGCTGGCCCGGAACGCCTCCACCCCGGGCGGGCTCGACAGCCTGCTCGGCGCCCTCGGCGGCGGAAATCACGCCCGCTACCTCGAGGACCCCTCGATCCTTGCCCGGGAGGAGTCGATCAACGACGGGAACGGGATCCTGGGGCATATCCTGGGGAGCAAGGAAGTCAGCCGCAAACTGGCCGACCGGACCGCAGAGAGCACGGGGATCGGGGCCGACATCCTCAAAAAGATGCTCCCGATGGTGGCCAGCCTGGCCATGGGGGCCCTCAGCCAGCAGACGGCCCAGGCGCGGCAGACGCGGGGGGCATCCCCCGCCGACGGCCTCACTGGGATGCTGGGGCAGTTCCTGGACGCGGACCGCGACGGGTCGGTCGCCGACGACCTGCTGGGGATGGCCGCCCGGTTCCTCCGGAACCGGTAG
- a CDS encoding GlsB/YeaQ/YmgE family stress response membrane protein, with protein MNLLWIIVIGLIAGAVAKFLMPGKDPGGILVTIVLGIAGALLSTLLGRLVGWYQPGDSAGFIGAVVGAVILLLLYRLLKRKRA; from the coding sequence CTGAACCTGTTGTGGATTATCGTCATCGGTCTGATTGCGGGTGCGGTCGCCAAATTCCTGATGCCGGGGAAGGATCCGGGCGGCATCCTGGTCACCATCGTCCTGGGGATTGCCGGAGCCCTGCTGTCCACCCTGCTCGGCAGGCTCGTCGGCTGGTACCAGCCCGGGGATTCCGCCGGCTTCATCGGCGCCGTCGTCGGCGCCGTCATCCTGCTCCTTCTCTACCGGCTGCTCAAAAGAAAAAGGGCGTGA
- a CDS encoding gamma carbonic anhydrase family protein — MACIRPFGRFAPDIDPSAFVAETATVIGEVRIAAGASIWYGTVLRGDVGAIEIGERSNIQDLCMVHCTTDRSRTLVGREVSVGHGAVLHGCILGDGCLVGMGSIVMDNAEVGRDAVVAAGAVVLEGQVLESGCLYAGMPARRIKALSAEQVAANRRNAAHYIELFGIHRQADGLAARDRTHPGGSSSPFIAKEDTC, encoded by the coding sequence ATGGCGTGCATCAGACCCTTCGGACGTTTCGCGCCCGACATCGACCCTTCGGCCTTCGTGGCCGAAACCGCGACCGTCATCGGGGAGGTCCGCATCGCGGCCGGGGCCAGCATCTGGTACGGGACGGTGCTGCGGGGGGACGTGGGGGCCATTGAAATAGGGGAGCGGAGCAACATCCAGGACCTCTGCATGGTCCACTGCACGACCGACCGTTCCCGGACCCTGGTGGGGCGGGAAGTGTCGGTGGGGCACGGCGCGGTGCTGCACGGGTGCATCCTCGGCGACGGCTGCCTCGTCGGGATGGGCTCCATCGTCATGGACAACGCCGAGGTGGGCCGGGACGCCGTCGTCGCCGCGGGCGCCGTGGTGCTGGAAGGGCAGGTGCTCGAAAGCGGCTGCCTGTACGCCGGGATGCCGGCGAGAAGGATCAAGGCGCTCTCCGCGGAGCAGGTCGCGGCCAACCGGCGGAACGCCGCCCACTATATCGAACTCTTCGGGATCCATCGCCAGGCCGATGGACTCGCCGCCCGGGACCGGACTCATCCGGGGGGGAGTTCCTCCCCTTTCATAGCAAAGGAGGACACATGCTGA
- the arfB gene encoding aminoacyl-tRNA hydrolase, translating into MTPIEIPPDEIEFEFTRASGPGGQNVNKVATAVQLRYAAARSRILEPGVRERLLRLAGRRVNAAGEIVIEARRYRTQQRNREDAIERLTALIEKAAIPPKTRRRSRPTAASRRRRLEEKKRHSGVKRLRSRVKDDD; encoded by the coding sequence ATGACGCCGATCGAGATTCCCCCGGACGAAATCGAGTTCGAGTTCACCCGCGCCTCGGGCCCGGGGGGGCAGAACGTGAACAAGGTCGCCACCGCGGTGCAGCTCCGCTATGCCGCCGCCCGTTCGCGCATCCTGGAGCCCGGGGTGCGGGAGCGGCTCCTGCGGCTGGCGGGACGGAGGGTGAACGCCGCGGGCGAGATCGTCATCGAGGCCCGGCGCTACCGCACGCAGCAGCGCAACCGCGAGGACGCCATCGAACGGCTCACGGCGCTGATTGAAAAGGCGGCGATTCCTCCGAAAACCCGGCGCCGGTCGCGCCCGACCGCGGCGTCGCGCCGCCGGCGGCTGGAGGAGAAAAAGCGCCACTCGGGGGTCAAGAGGCTCCGGTCTAGGGTGAAGGATGACGATTGA
- a CDS encoding aspartate 1-decarboxylase produces the protein MRWVLKSKIHKATVTEADVHYVGSITIDEDLMDRVGLWPGEKVLVVSNTSGQRLETYVIEGQRGSGEICMNGAAAHTIKRGEEIIIMGFELASGPITPSIILVDERNRFLRQL, from the coding sequence ATGCGCTGGGTATTGAAATCGAAGATTCACAAGGCGACGGTGACCGAGGCGGACGTGCACTACGTCGGCAGCATCACCATCGACGAGGACCTCATGGACCGGGTGGGGCTCTGGCCCGGGGAAAAGGTCCTGGTCGTCAGCAACACCAGCGGCCAGAGGCTGGAGACCTACGTGATCGAGGGCCAGCGGGGGTCCGGCGAAATCTGCATGAACGGGGCCGCCGCCCACACGATCAAGCGCGGGGAGGAGATCATCATCATGGGCTTCGAACTGGCGTCCGGCCCGATCACCCCCAGCATCATCCTCGTCGACGAGCGGAACCGTTTCCTGCGGCAGCTCTGA
- a CDS encoding FHA domain-containing protein, protein MGMWEILAQSERRLCSRFENRFSQEMMQKLSEIRRQVLEQVDSRFVDESSGKSFPYGKISILLCPRSDELREAYSAAFLEGESLKGDILQMLEEAQLRLPGPVEISVASEPTPDSDPLPLAVYKMEFVKRGLPGRREAPALTLTVTRGGAQTPAYHLQKERILVGRSPEVTDREGRVIRKNDLVFLDDGSEINATVSYAHARIWWDRESQEYLVMDEVSRYGTSIVREGRSLEVPSGNPCGIRLQSGDEVICGQARFRFEPGP, encoded by the coding sequence ATGGGAATGTGGGAAATCCTGGCGCAATCGGAGCGGCGGCTCTGCTCGCGGTTCGAAAACAGATTCAGCCAGGAGATGATGCAGAAGCTGTCGGAAATCCGGCGCCAGGTCCTGGAACAGGTGGACTCCAGGTTCGTCGACGAATCCTCCGGGAAATCCTTCCCCTACGGGAAGATCTCGATCCTCCTCTGCCCCCGGTCGGACGAGCTGCGGGAGGCCTACAGCGCCGCCTTTCTCGAGGGGGAGTCGCTCAAGGGGGACATCCTGCAGATGCTCGAGGAGGCACAGCTCCGCCTCCCCGGACCGGTGGAGATCTCGGTGGCCTCCGAACCGACCCCCGACTCCGATCCCCTGCCGCTGGCGGTCTATAAAATGGAGTTCGTCAAGCGCGGCCTGCCCGGGAGGAGGGAGGCGCCCGCGCTGACGCTGACCGTGACCAGGGGGGGCGCGCAGACGCCCGCGTACCATCTTCAGAAGGAGCGGATCCTGGTGGGGCGCTCCCCCGAGGTGACCGATCGAGAAGGGCGGGTGATCCGCAAGAACGATCTCGTCTTCCTCGACGACGGAAGCGAGATCAATGCCACCGTGAGCTACGCGCACGCCAGGATCTGGTGGGACCGCGAAAGCCAGGAATACCTGGTCATGGACGAGGTCAGCCGCTACGGGACCAGCATCGTGAGGGAGGGGAGGTCCCTGGAGGTGCCCTCGGGGAACCCCTGCGGCATCCGCCTCCAGTCCGGGGACGAGGTCATCTGCGGGCAGGCGCGCTTCCGCTTCGAGCCGGGGCCGTGA
- a CDS encoding P-II family nitrogen regulator, giving the protein MKLIVAIIRPHRLEEVRRTLNEIGVGGMTVSEVRGAGRQKGQVERYRGSEYTVDLLAKCKLEVAVPDELCEEAVGAISRGASTGEIGDGKIFILPLEDAVRIRTGERGGDSL; this is encoded by the coding sequence ATGAAACTCATTGTTGCGATCATCCGTCCCCATCGGCTCGAGGAGGTCCGGCGGACCCTGAACGAAATCGGTGTCGGCGGGATGACGGTGTCCGAGGTCAGGGGCGCCGGGAGGCAGAAGGGCCAGGTCGAGCGCTACCGAGGTTCGGAGTACACCGTCGACCTGCTCGCCAAGTGCAAGCTGGAGGTCGCCGTCCCCGACGAGCTGTGCGAAGAGGCGGTCGGGGCGATCTCCAGGGGGGCCTCCACCGGTGAAATCGGCGACGGCAAGATCTTCATCCTCCCGCTCGAGGACGCGGTGCGCATCCGCACGGGCGAACGGGGCGGGGATTCCCTCTAG
- a CDS encoding HD domain-containing protein has product MHDEIERLRRKLREGRSGLFGRVRWDAPGRDLPAAHSDLIDGLLGEIYAVSCEAADREAARAPGSGLAVVATGGYGRRELHPFSDIDIAFIPSEEEDPWVEAAVHTAFRLVMDVFLSLREVHVGYAFRPVVEAGSWDVPTRTALLDLRPVCGAPELVAAMERRVRETLSPLDIMLESPPGGTPVGRERSLYEIEPNLKEGPGGLRELHRARWIFQLLLGVRGVDLERELAARGLLAPARLAEIRAAADWFWRARSWLHLAAGRRAEVLMTNYQDRIARELAGTAAQDWLARHLGHAETLHRFRETAALALLAGPRAVDGALLEEGVLSRRPGDTGPGAAVDLLRASQRYGIPVGVRELERLDASPAPAGEGEPSDGEIRAFMDILGEGRGVEPALRQLLRCGLLDRFLPGFSEVMRFVPPDPAHRYTVGEHSIRMVAHLGRLRAGEDPRGGWFADLLGRCAHFDLLCLAALLHDAGKLSPSGDHAEAGAVLAAGVARRLRLAPEKRKLLDLLVRHHLLLVRTARLHDLQSPHVIQMVAERVPDPEALGHLEVLTYVDTVAVGENNWTSMDFRDLEDLHRRMQEHYARAEAETREDGGTGDDKVVVRRKLEALQAKNEASVMKHCGTMPSGYVLNTPLEEIAFHLQLLERLEAETVVLDVYNRPGDDYSELTICAPDDPQPGMLARITGVLYGCGVDIHRARAFTMPRERPVLLDTLRVRSHRMQISESRARRIRSALVGVLAGGEDVEAFLTRSGKSPAGGVMIDAIDLRNDLSEEHTVVHIVAPDLQGLLYLMTRALSRCGLHIHSAKVATWNGRAENNFYVTAGAGPIPDAELDRWTGRLRAELAG; this is encoded by the coding sequence ATGCACGACGAAATCGAGCGCCTGCGGCGAAAGCTGCGTGAGGGGAGGAGTGGGCTCTTCGGCCGCGTCCGATGGGACGCGCCCGGCCGGGATCTGCCCGCCGCGCACTCCGACCTGATAGACGGGTTGCTGGGAGAGATCTACGCCGTGTCGTGCGAGGCCGCGGACCGGGAAGCGGCGCGCGCACCCGGCTCCGGCCTGGCCGTCGTGGCCACGGGGGGCTACGGGCGCCGGGAACTCCACCCCTTTTCCGATATCGACATCGCCTTCATCCCGTCCGAGGAGGAGGACCCCTGGGTGGAGGCGGCGGTCCACACGGCCTTCAGGCTGGTGATGGACGTCTTCCTGTCGCTCCGGGAGGTCCACGTGGGGTACGCCTTCCGCCCCGTGGTCGAGGCGGGCTCGTGGGACGTGCCCACCCGGACGGCGCTCCTCGACCTGCGCCCCGTCTGCGGCGCCCCTGAGCTGGTTGCAGCGATGGAGCGCCGCGTCAGGGAAACCCTCTCCCCGCTCGACATCATGCTCGAGTCCCCGCCGGGGGGGACTCCCGTGGGGCGGGAGCGCTCCCTCTACGAAATCGAGCCGAACCTCAAGGAGGGTCCGGGGGGGCTGCGCGAGCTGCATCGCGCCCGCTGGATCTTCCAGCTGCTGCTGGGGGTCCGGGGCGTGGACCTGGAGAGGGAGCTTGCCGCGCGCGGGCTGCTCGCGCCGGCGCGGCTCGCCGAAATCCGCGCGGCCGCCGACTGGTTCTGGCGCGCGCGCAGCTGGCTGCACCTGGCCGCCGGGAGGCGCGCGGAGGTGCTGATGACGAATTACCAGGACCGGATCGCGCGCGAACTTGCGGGCACGGCGGCCCAGGACTGGCTCGCGCGGCACCTCGGGCACGCCGAGACCCTCCACCGGTTCCGGGAGACGGCGGCACTCGCCCTCCTCGCCGGGCCCCGGGCCGTCGACGGCGCCCTCCTCGAGGAGGGGGTCCTGTCCCGGAGGCCGGGGGACACCGGCCCCGGGGCGGCCGTCGACCTCTTACGGGCCTCCCAGCGCTACGGGATCCCTGTCGGAGTGCGGGAACTCGAGCGGCTGGACGCTTCCCCCGCGCCGGCGGGGGAGGGGGAGCCGTCCGACGGGGAGATCCGCGCCTTCATGGACATCCTCGGGGAAGGCCGCGGGGTGGAACCCGCCCTGAGGCAGCTGCTGCGCTGCGGCCTGCTCGACCGGTTCCTCCCTGGGTTCTCCGAGGTCATGCGCTTCGTCCCGCCCGATCCCGCCCACCGCTACACCGTGGGGGAGCATTCGATCCGGATGGTGGCCCATCTCGGGCGGTTGCGCGCCGGGGAGGACCCCAGGGGGGGATGGTTCGCCGACCTGCTCGGCCGGTGCGCCCACTTCGACCTGCTCTGCCTCGCGGCCCTGCTGCACGACGCGGGCAAGCTCTCCCCTTCCGGGGACCACGCCGAGGCCGGAGCGGTCCTGGCCGCCGGCGTGGCCCGCCGCCTGAGGCTGGCCCCCGAAAAGCGGAAGTTGCTCGACCTCCTCGTCCGTCACCACCTGCTGCTGGTGCGCACGGCGCGCCTGCACGACCTCCAGTCCCCCCACGTCATCCAGATGGTGGCCGAGCGGGTGCCCGATCCCGAGGCCCTCGGCCACCTCGAGGTCCTGACCTATGTCGACACCGTGGCGGTCGGGGAGAACAACTGGACCTCCATGGATTTCCGGGACCTCGAGGACCTCCACAGGAGGATGCAGGAGCATTACGCCCGCGCCGAGGCCGAGACCCGCGAGGACGGGGGGACGGGGGACGACAAGGTGGTGGTGCGGCGCAAGCTGGAAGCTCTGCAAGCCAAGAACGAAGCTTCCGTCATGAAACACTGCGGGACCATGCCGTCGGGCTACGTCCTGAACACGCCGCTCGAGGAGATCGCGTTCCACCTCCAGCTCCTGGAGCGGCTCGAGGCCGAGACGGTGGTGCTCGACGTCTACAACCGCCCCGGGGACGACTATTCCGAGCTCACGATCTGCGCGCCCGACGACCCGCAGCCCGGGATGCTGGCGAGGATCACGGGCGTCCTCTACGGGTGCGGCGTCGACATCCACCGGGCCCGGGCCTTTACCATGCCGAGGGAGCGGCCGGTCCTCCTGGATACGCTCCGGGTCCGCTCCCACCGGATGCAGATCTCGGAAAGCCGCGCGCGCCGCATCCGGTCGGCCCTCGTGGGGGTGCTCGCCGGGGGGGAGGACGTCGAGGCGTTCCTCACCCGGTCGGGCAAAAGCCCGGCCGGCGGGGTCATGATCGACGCCATCGACCTGCGCAACGACCTGTCGGAAGAGCACACCGTGGTCCACATCGTGGCGCCCGACCTCCAGGGGCTCCTCTACCTCATGACGCGCGCGCTGTCACGCTGCGGTCTGCACATTCACTCGGCCAAGGTGGCCACCTGGAACGGGCGCGCGGAAAACAATTTCTACGTCACCGCCGGCGCCGGCCCGATCCCCGACGCCGAACTCGACCGGTGGACCGGCCGGCTCCGCGCCGAACTGGCCGGATAG
- a CDS encoding HAD family hydrolase yields MIEIDIPGLGPLRLRHLVLDVNGTLALDGGLIEGVGERLRRLAGGVEVHLVTADTFGTTGAIARALGLPSTLIPPGGQAEAKLAYVERLGADAVAAVGNGANDALMLERAALGIAVLGPEGAATAALLAAPVAVRDIRCGLDLLLHPRRLAATLRR; encoded by the coding sequence ATGATCGAGATCGATATTCCGGGACTGGGCCCCCTGCGCCTGCGCCACCTGGTCCTGGACGTCAACGGGACCCTCGCCCTGGACGGGGGGCTGATCGAGGGGGTCGGGGAGCGGCTCCGGCGGCTGGCCGGGGGGGTCGAGGTCCACCTGGTGACGGCCGACACCTTCGGAACGACCGGCGCCATCGCCCGGGCGCTCGGGCTCCCCTCGACCCTCATCCCCCCGGGGGGGCAGGCGGAGGCGAAGCTGGCCTATGTCGAGCGGCTGGGGGCGGACGCCGTCGCCGCCGTCGGCAACGGGGCCAACGACGCGCTGATGCTCGAGCGCGCGGCCCTGGGGATCGCCGTCCTAGGGCCGGAAGGCGCGGCCACCGCCGCCCTGCTCGCGGCGCCCGTGGCGGTGCGCGACATCCGCTGCGGGCTGGACCTGCTGCTTCACCCCCGGAGGCTCGCGGCCACCCTGCGCCGCTGA
- a CDS encoding carboxylesterase family protein, with amino-acid sequence MLSKRSGCFFALMVAVLFAVACSSPPLKTTVEVTGGTIEGVEREGIFAYKGIPFAAPPVGDLRWKAPKPVEAWTGVKDADAYACGCMQDASMAAMTGAPANFSEDCLYLNIWTGARKVDERRPVMVWIHGGAFVGGMTGTPMFDGTKFAQKGVVLVSLAYRLGVFGFMAHPELSGESGRGSGTYGLQDMIAGLQWVKDNIGRFGGDPSRVTIFGESAGGIAVGMLAAAPPAKGLFQRAISESGGSFAPPRVVEGAGMNVPSLKLAESDGESFLKKLGVDGIEAARALPAERIQESAGGGMGGGASFWPVADGYVIPGDPYELYTRGEFNDTPILAGTNSNEGGLFMRGPATPDRFEQQIRSGYGERADVILEAYPHATDAEAARASADVFREFAFSWPTWAWARLQSRMGKGKVFLYYYDHRTPRSPDGANHADEVPYVFGNFGGLGGEPRPEDLALSEMIQAYWIHFADKGDPNGPGLPDWPNFTEEDQKVLHFDDAAAARPVPNLEKLKAYDAYYTWRREQAGKNRPEQ; translated from the coding sequence ATGCTATCAAAGCGTTCAGGCTGTTTTTTTGCGTTAATGGTGGCTGTTCTATTTGCCGTCGCATGCAGTTCGCCGCCCCTGAAAACGACCGTTGAGGTGACCGGAGGCACCATCGAAGGTGTCGAACGGGAGGGAATTTTTGCGTACAAGGGAATTCCGTTTGCAGCCCCTCCGGTCGGCGATCTGCGCTGGAAGGCTCCGAAGCCGGTGGAGGCATGGACGGGTGTAAAAGATGCGGATGCATACGCCTGCGGATGCATGCAGGACGCGAGCATGGCCGCGATGACGGGCGCTCCCGCGAATTTCAGCGAGGACTGCCTGTACCTGAACATCTGGACCGGAGCCAGGAAGGTCGATGAAAGGCGGCCGGTAATGGTTTGGATTCACGGCGGCGCGTTTGTCGGTGGAATGACGGGCACGCCGATGTTCGACGGAACAAAATTCGCCCAAAAAGGGGTGGTTCTTGTAAGCCTCGCCTATCGGCTCGGCGTCTTCGGATTCATGGCGCACCCGGAGCTCAGCGGTGAAAGCGGCCGGGGATCCGGAACCTATGGACTTCAGGATATGATAGCCGGACTCCAGTGGGTAAAGGACAATATCGGCCGGTTCGGAGGTGACCCGTCGCGCGTAACGATTTTCGGCGAATCCGCGGGAGGAATCGCGGTGGGCATGCTGGCCGCCGCGCCCCCCGCCAAAGGGCTGTTCCAGCGTGCCATTTCCGAAAGCGGCGGCTCTTTTGCTCCGCCGCGGGTCGTAGAGGGAGCGGGAATGAATGTTCCCTCGCTGAAGCTGGCGGAATCGGATGGAGAGAGCTTTCTGAAGAAACTCGGCGTCGACGGCATCGAGGCCGCGCGGGCTCTGCCGGCCGAACGGATCCAGGAGTCCGCCGGAGGAGGAATGGGCGGCGGCGCGAGTTTCTGGCCCGTGGCCGATGGATATGTCATCCCGGGAGACCCTTACGAACTGTATACAAGAGGGGAGTTCAACGACACCCCGATCCTGGCAGGCACCAATTCCAATGAAGGCGGATTGTTCATGCGGGGTCCTGCTACCCCTGACCGGTTCGAGCAACAGATCCGATCCGGTTATGGAGAACGGGCGGATGTCATCCTGGAAGCCTATCCCCATGCGACCGACGCCGAGGCGGCCCGTGCCTCGGCCGATGTCTTCCGCGAATTCGCCTTTTCCTGGCCTACCTGGGCCTGGGCCCGGCTTCAATCCCGGATGGGGAAGGGCAAGGTGTTTCTCTACTATTATGACCATCGGACGCCGAGATCCCCCGACGGCGCCAATCATGCAGACGAGGTCCCCTATGTGTTCGGGAATTTTGGAGGCTTGGGCGGCGAGCCCCGACCGGAAGATCTGGCTCTTTCCGAAATGATTCAGGCTTACTGGATTCATTTTGCCGATAAGGGAGACCCGAACGGACCCGGCCTGCCGGATTGGCCCAACTTCACCGAGGAAGACCAGAAGGTACTGCATTTCGATGATGCCGCCGCCGCCAGACCGGTCCCGAACCTGGAAAAGCTGAAGGCCTATGATGCGTATTATACATGGCGCAGGGAACAGGCCGGGAAGAACCGCCCAGAGCAGTAA